A genome region from Chitinophagales bacterium includes the following:
- a CDS encoding alpha/beta fold hydrolase, with translation MLVGKDRNFNNAEEYFDFLVASVGYPSIHHKFYSDKIVSENNSLHLDIYEHHRNSPTVVFIPGTSIYGMCYAEVLEKIGAQGYNIVAMDPRGHGRSTGERGDYTISELMNDAQNVITYAINKFGDNVSLMGSSQGGIVAFYLAAKDKRIKGVTCQNFADLTWGESTCLTRFPRISKLFKPMMQKMGGIAPNSQIPVSVYLDLEKIGVKYFGNAKNFMDTDPLALKSISFRAFHSLATTKIPKPVEEIDVPVMVFQGDADTIFPVDYTQQIFDKLNVEKQFDLFPGLNHAIMTEDPDVILDPILNWLGRIH, from the coding sequence ATGTTAGTGGGTAAAGACAGAAACTTTAACAATGCCGAAGAATACTTCGATTTTTTAGTTGCCTCTGTAGGTTACCCATCTATACACCACAAATTCTATTCCGATAAAATTGTTTCAGAAAACAATTCACTGCACCTGGATATTTATGAACATCATCGCAATTCACCTACAGTGGTTTTTATTCCGGGCACTTCTATATATGGGATGTGCTATGCTGAAGTGTTAGAAAAAATCGGGGCACAGGGTTATAATATTGTAGCAATGGATCCGCGTGGACATGGAAGAAGCACAGGAGAAAGAGGGGATTATACGATTTCTGAACTAATGAATGATGCACAGAATGTGATTACCTATGCCATCAATAAATTTGGCGACAATGTATCTTTAATGGGGTCGAGCCAGGGCGGTATAGTTGCTTTTTACCTGGCAGCAAAAGACAAGCGTATTAAGGGTGTTACTTGTCAGAACTTTGCTGATCTTACTTGGGGTGAAAGCACGTGTCTTACCAGATTTCCCAGGATCAGTAAGTTGTTTAAACCCATGATGCAGAAAATGGGAGGCATTGCGCCCAATTCACAAATCCCGGTGAGTGTGTACCTTGATCTTGAAAAAATTGGAGTGAAATATTTCGGAAATGCCAAAAACTTTATGGATACGGATCCGCTGGCCTTAAAATCTATTTCATTCCGCGCATTTCATTCGCTTGCTACCACGAAAATTCCTAAACCTGTAGAAGAGATTGATGTGCCGGTAATGGTTTTTCAGGGCGATGCAGATACTATTTTTCCGGTGGATTATACACAGCAAATTTTCGATAAACTGAATGTAGAAAAGCAATTTGATTTGTTTCCCGGACTCAATCACGCAATTATGACTGAGGATCCCGATGTTATTCTTGACCCGATATTAAACTGGCTCGGGCGCATCCATTGA
- a CDS encoding phasin family protein: MRINILLNRKNLLKMEESFKKLLYAGVGLAAQATEKLQKSVDELVEKGKMTDSEAKKVVEDFLDKSDSKKDEFEDRFNSFVEKFGYTKSEELDALKKRIAELEKKSGSSSSSTASTAKKATASK; this comes from the coding sequence TTGAGAATAAATATTTTATTAAACAGAAAAAATCTTTTAAAAATGGAAGAGTCATTTAAAAAATTATTGTACGCAGGTGTAGGATTAGCTGCACAAGCAACTGAAAAATTACAGAAATCTGTAGATGAATTGGTCGAAAAAGGTAAGATGACCGATTCTGAAGCCAAAAAAGTTGTTGAAGACTTTTTGGACAAATCCGATTCTAAAAAAGATGAATTTGAAGATCGCTTCAATTCTTTTGTAGAAAAATTCGGATACACGAAGTCTGAAGAACTTGATGCTTTGAAAAAAAGAATCGCTGAATTGGAAAAGAAATCTGGTAGCTCATCTTCTTCTACTGCTTCTACTGCTAAAAAAGCAACAGCAAGCAAATAA
- a CDS encoding SpoIIE family protein phosphatase: MSLPEENNKNKFEHLERLLTVKQLQINSLLEVSQAINNNFSTSALFRIYEFILRAQMGIQKLVVYIYNQEWLCVSNYGVSEESCLLNVEKDLFYFRQMSLLEKQENKKLSEFEIVIPVFHKDRPLAYVLIGNMKNDETESVEQKIKFIQTITNIVMVAVENKKLFNNQLQQEIFKKELELAARMQMMLIPSDEDLPNNKTVETSAVYLPHQDIGGDYFDCIEASDNELVFCIGDISGKGVAAALLMANFQANLRSLVAEKKDTVQFINDLNDRVSKTTKGEKFITFFLGFYDFKSRMLTYVNAGHNPSILCQDGEIKELKDGCTLLGMFDELPFVNVGRVMMKKNAFLFNYTDGLIDFQNKEGEFFGEKRVYEFIDKYNQLTMGDFNEKLLKEVSIFKEDAEFIDDITMLSLRFL; encoded by the coding sequence ATGAGTTTGCCTGAAGAGAATAACAAAAATAAATTTGAGCATTTGGAAAGATTGCTTACTGTAAAGCAGTTGCAAATCAACTCTCTTTTGGAAGTGTCTCAGGCTATCAATAATAACTTTTCTACCTCTGCACTTTTCCGTATTTATGAATTTATCCTACGTGCCCAAATGGGCATTCAAAAGCTGGTAGTGTATATCTACAATCAGGAATGGTTGTGTGTGAGTAATTATGGAGTGTCCGAGGAAAGTTGTTTGCTCAATGTAGAAAAGGATCTTTTTTACTTCCGCCAAATGTCTCTTTTAGAAAAGCAAGAAAACAAAAAGTTATCTGAGTTTGAGATTGTTATTCCTGTATTCCACAAAGACCGCCCGCTGGCCTATGTGTTGATTGGGAATATGAAAAATGATGAAACCGAGTCGGTAGAGCAAAAAATTAAATTCATTCAGACCATTACCAATATTGTGATGGTTGCTGTAGAGAACAAGAAATTATTCAACAATCAGTTGCAGCAGGAAATATTCAAAAAAGAGCTTGAGCTGGCAGCCCGAATGCAAATGATGCTGATTCCAAGTGATGAAGATCTTCCAAACAATAAGACCGTTGAAACATCAGCAGTTTATTTACCGCATCAGGATATAGGTGGAGATTATTTTGATTGTATTGAAGCTTCAGACAATGAACTGGTTTTTTGTATAGGGGATATTTCTGGAAAAGGGGTTGCTGCTGCTTTGTTAATGGCTAATTTTCAAGCCAATTTACGCTCACTTGTTGCAGAGAAAAAAGACACAGTTCAGTTTATTAACGATCTTAATGATCGCGTTAGCAAGACAACTAAAGGAGAAAAATTCATTACTTTTTTTCTCGGTTTTTACGATTTCAAATCGCGCATGCTTACATATGTCAATGCCGGGCATAACCCGAGTATTTTGTGCCAGGATGGTGAAATTAAAGAACTGAAAGACGGATGTACTTTATTGGGTATGTTTGATGAATTGCCTTTTGTGAATGTTGGTCGGGTAATGATGAAAAAAAATGCTTTTCTATTTAATTATACTGATGGATTGATTGATTTTCAAAATAAGGAGGGCGAGTTTTTCGGGGAAAAGCGGGTGTATGAATTTATCGACAAATACAATCAGCTCACTATGGGCGATTTTAATGAAAAACTTTTGAAAGAAGTAAGTATTTTCAAAGAAGATGCTGAATTTATAGACGATATTACAATGCTCAGTTTGCGCTTTTTGTAG
- a CDS encoding AarF/ABC1/UbiB kinase family protein — MFFNQTFKNIGRTREIIGVLVKYGFEDAITNTTLRNFITERKRLTWMRQNKPVFEYSRWERIRMVVEELGPTFVKLAQILSNRPDMLPQPLIDQLEKLQDHVPPFPIEEVRAIIKKELGKDLEHFFNDFNPVPLASASIGQVHKAQLKDGSEVVVKIQRPGVKDIIELDLGIMKDVVNRTERYLKKQGIINAGDVVSALERSMGKELDYRNESRNITRFRKLYGDYKNFYIPRSYKDLTSEKVMVIEFASGCKISDVRQLRAWGHDPRKVAENGMDIYLTQIFEYGIFHADPHPGNVLVRKDGVICLIDFGMVGQLNQNDKIAFANIFVAMANRDPRSMASSMKKLSIEDDITDMRAFEYDLNEIIEDYASLDISESSLADMIARLQKIMYDYQMRVPGGIFLIFRAMAILEGIGKQIHPNFNTYDFVKPYGVKLIKQQLMPKNIYNELSHRFNQFSALFGSIPVEIKSILQKTRKGKLHIEVELQGYGYLLKKMDSITNRISITLIIVALIIGSSIVTTADFSKELRIWYGMPMISVMGLSAAGFLFLILAYSIIRRRKYK; from the coding sequence ATGTTTTTTAACCAAACTTTTAAGAATATAGGCCGTACCCGTGAAATTATTGGTGTACTTGTAAAATATGGTTTCGAAGATGCAATCACAAATACTACACTGCGCAATTTTATAACTGAGCGCAAGCGACTTACATGGATGCGTCAGAACAAACCAGTCTTTGAATATTCCCGATGGGAAAGAATCAGAATGGTGGTAGAAGAACTGGGGCCTACATTCGTAAAACTCGCGCAAATCCTCTCCAACAGGCCGGACATGCTCCCGCAGCCACTTATTGATCAACTGGAGAAACTACAGGATCACGTACCGCCTTTTCCTATTGAGGAAGTCCGGGCAATCATAAAGAAAGAACTGGGCAAGGATCTTGAGCACTTTTTCAATGATTTCAATCCTGTTCCGCTTGCCTCTGCCTCTATTGGTCAAGTACACAAAGCTCAATTGAAAGATGGGTCGGAAGTAGTAGTGAAAATCCAGAGACCGGGTGTGAAAGACATTATTGAGCTTGACCTGGGCATTATGAAGGATGTGGTCAACCGCACCGAACGCTACCTGAAAAAACAGGGTATTATCAATGCAGGCGATGTGGTCAGTGCTTTGGAAAGAAGCATGGGCAAAGAGTTGGACTACCGCAATGAATCCCGGAATATTACGCGTTTTCGAAAGCTCTATGGTGATTACAAAAACTTCTACATTCCAAGATCATATAAAGACCTTACTTCCGAAAAAGTAATGGTAATAGAATTCGCCAGCGGATGTAAAATATCAGATGTCAGGCAACTGAGGGCATGGGGCCATGACCCGCGCAAAGTTGCTGAAAACGGCATGGATATTTACCTTACCCAGATTTTTGAATATGGAATTTTTCATGCCGATCCGCATCCTGGAAATGTACTGGTAAGAAAAGATGGGGTCATTTGCCTGATTGATTTCGGTATGGTGGGGCAATTGAATCAAAACGATAAAATTGCTTTTGCCAATATTTTTGTGGCTATGGCCAATCGCGATCCGCGCTCTATGGCTTCAAGTATGAAAAAATTGTCCATTGAGGATGATATTACAGATATGCGGGCATTTGAGTATGATCTGAATGAAATTATAGAAGACTATGCCAGCTTGGATATCAGTGAAAGTTCACTGGCTGATATGATCGCCCGACTTCAGAAAATCATGTATGATTATCAGATGCGCGTGCCGGGTGGGATCTTCCTGATTTTCCGAGCAATGGCAATTTTAGAAGGAATTGGCAAACAAATACACCCCAATTTCAATACCTATGATTTTGTAAAGCCCTATGGTGTAAAGCTGATCAAGCAGCAATTGATGCCCAAAAACATCTACAATGAATTGTCGCATCGCTTCAATCAGTTCTCTGCTCTGTTTGGAAGTATTCCTGTAGAAATCAAAAGCATTTTGCAAAAAACCAGGAAGGGCAAATTGCACATTGAAGTGGAATTGCAGGGTTATGGCTATTTGCTGAAAAAAATGGACAGCATTACCAATCGCATTTCCATTACCTTGATTATTGTGGCTTTGATCATTGGCTCGAGTATAGTTACAACAGCCGATTTTTCAAAAGAATTAAGGATATGGTATGGAATGCCGATGATATCTGTAATGGGGCTAAGTGCTGCCGGGTTTTTGTTCCTGATTCTTGCCTATTCTATTATCAGGAGAAGAAAATATAAATAA
- a CDS encoding gliding motility-associated C-terminal domain-containing protein, which produces MRSYLFIILLLYLPISELLAQTYNDGPVEVEARVREVNVNFAATDEGVFGVGFIPDELTFYIWGRDVADVDGAGWTGGTCLTDDFDPPGLSADLNYTFFNFTYGATVPQFLDIKLEAWEDNCGSDGALGFNCPGTRCTYETNCCCANIFGGCVFSTSDGRYCDAEPFLSGMDYRDGPPCEYYNHGLIGGGCPGNNYEPRIETFWRYTLGTGFNAAIDFGALSPGNALEHYNSNVCYSNNYAGSPGNDVFYQFTINNPLGVMASLCGAQGAQFDSYIYIVNSDGTTVEAFNDDACTDQSQVSTFLCEPGTYYIVVDATAPAEQGTFTLQLSEDTSFVFEAEISKEDISCHGETDGTAKVDVIGGVSPFDYAWSVSASTDDSIFGLSAGEVIVSVTDNDNCVVTDTVEIIEPAPLSVNVTSTDVSCSGANDGTATANVSGGTPNPNFPAPNNYSYTWNTIPQQSLPTAVFLGAGSYSVVVTDDNGCVATGSANISTSTQIIVNTDSLSHVSCFGNADGYIEISANGGVTPYSYEWSNGDSVAIIDSLPPGDYDITVYDADNCFVEEFYTITEPDELELIVNNVFDATCYDGEDGVIDISTLGGTFPYDYLWSDNTQTEDLINVFAGDYTLSVFDANNCLDTISATIDQPDSIEINFTKTDPSCFGEEDGSMSVSASGGTPGYDITWSDFNPNPVRNNVGTGLYSVFVRDLNNCFAVDSVRLSTPPEITINDSVIGASCNNATDGAIFIDVNGGVPPYDLDWSDNSTDSNRINIPAGVYTLIVTDQEGCMAEMTAIVEEQGVLYLNLVGTDVRCNGEANGSATAVISGGLDPIDYNWNVPGAPNSDEIRNLEGGTYAVTVTDANGCEAIDSVEISVPPELLLNVDSTQDATCFGDDDGFVQLSTTGGVPPYRYSVFTNVFQSSGSFSGLSAGLHGAIVIDSNDCIVQEDFTIGENDPFEFSFEYIYYITRGSSITLEPELIIPADKVLEYSWSPATGLSCTDCRNPDASPLETTNYTVTGVDEDGCIYETSTSVYVKRDHEVFIPNAFSPNGDDVNDEFFALDFGSTDNITIRIFNRTGELVFESEDIKEGWDGTYKGKPLNPDVYVYHISGNFINGEEFEFKGSVTLIK; this is translated from the coding sequence ATGAGGAGTTACCTATTCATTATTTTGCTACTTTATTTACCTATAAGCGAGCTTTTAGCACAGACTTATAATGATGGGCCGGTTGAGGTTGAGGCGCGTGTAAGAGAGGTAAATGTAAATTTTGCTGCAACAGATGAAGGAGTTTTTGGTGTGGGGTTTATTCCGGATGAGCTTACCTTTTATATCTGGGGTAGAGACGTAGCAGATGTAGATGGTGCAGGCTGGACAGGAGGCACTTGCCTCACTGACGATTTTGACCCCCCCGGATTGAGTGCTGATTTGAATTATACATTTTTCAACTTTACCTATGGTGCTACAGTACCCCAATTTCTGGATATTAAATTAGAAGCCTGGGAAGACAACTGTGGTTCTGATGGTGCACTTGGATTTAACTGTCCCGGAACACGCTGTACCTATGAAACCAATTGCTGTTGCGCAAATATTTTTGGAGGCTGTGTTTTTTCTACATCCGATGGCAGGTATTGCGATGCAGAACCATTTCTTTCTGGTATGGACTATCGCGATGGCCCGCCTTGCGAATATTATAATCATGGCCTTATTGGTGGTGGCTGCCCTGGCAACAACTACGAACCACGCATTGAAACATTTTGGAGATATACACTTGGAACAGGCTTTAATGCTGCTATTGATTTTGGTGCCTTAAGCCCTGGAAATGCTCTGGAACATTACAACAGCAATGTCTGCTATTCCAACAATTACGCAGGCAGTCCCGGAAATGATGTGTTTTATCAATTTACCATCAACAATCCCCTGGGTGTAATGGCTTCACTTTGTGGAGCACAGGGTGCCCAATTCGACAGCTACATCTATATTGTCAACAGCGATGGAACTACAGTAGAAGCATTTAATGATGATGCTTGTACTGACCAATCTCAAGTTTCAACTTTTTTGTGTGAACCCGGAACGTATTATATAGTAGTAGATGCTACTGCTCCTGCCGAGCAAGGTACATTTACACTTCAGCTTAGCGAAGACACTTCTTTTGTATTTGAGGCAGAAATCTCCAAAGAAGATATTTCTTGTCACGGTGAAACAGATGGAACAGCTAAAGTAGATGTAATCGGTGGCGTAAGTCCATTTGACTATGCATGGAGTGTTTCTGCTTCCACTGATGATTCAATTTTTGGTTTGTCTGCCGGAGAAGTGATCGTAAGTGTAACAGATAATGACAACTGTGTAGTTACCGATACTGTAGAAATCATTGAGCCTGCCCCATTATCTGTCAATGTCACTTCCACTGATGTAAGTTGCAGTGGAGCCAATGATGGCACTGCTACAGCAAATGTAAGCGGGGGAACACCAAACCCTAATTTTCCTGCACCAAATAATTACAGCTATACCTGGAATACCATTCCCCAACAAAGTTTACCCACAGCAGTATTTCTGGGTGCAGGTAGTTATTCTGTAGTTGTAACGGACGACAATGGTTGTGTGGCAACAGGCTCCGCTAATATTTCAACTTCAACTCAAATCATTGTAAATACCGATAGCTTGTCACATGTCTCTTGTTTTGGAAATGCTGATGGGTATATAGAAATCAGTGCGAATGGTGGAGTAACACCATATTCCTATGAGTGGTCAAATGGTGATTCAGTGGCAATAATTGACAGCCTGCCTCCCGGTGATTATGACATTACTGTTTACGATGCAGACAATTGTTTTGTAGAAGAATTTTACACCATTACAGAACCCGATGAACTTGAGCTAATAGTAAACAATGTTTTTGACGCCACCTGCTACGATGGAGAAGATGGTGTAATTGATATCAGCACTTTGGGCGGCACATTTCCTTATGATTATCTCTGGTCGGACAACACCCAAACGGAAGACCTGATCAATGTATTTGCAGGTGATTACACGCTTTCTGTTTTTGATGCCAATAATTGTTTGGATACAATTAGCGCAACAATTGACCAACCCGATTCAATAGAAATAAACTTTACCAAAACCGACCCAAGTTGCTTTGGTGAGGAAGATGGAAGCATGAGTGTTTCTGCAAGCGGTGGAACTCCGGGTTATGATATTACCTGGTCTGATTTTAATCCGAATCCTGTAAGAAACAATGTTGGTACAGGTTTGTACAGTGTCTTTGTCAGGGATTTGAACAATTGCTTTGCTGTTGATTCTGTTAGACTTAGTACTCCACCTGAAATTACCATTAATGACAGTGTGATTGGGGCCAGTTGCAACAATGCTACCGATGGTGCGATTTTTATTGATGTAAATGGAGGTGTACCTCCTTATGATCTTGATTGGTCAGACAATTCCACGGACTCCAACAGGATAAATATCCCCGCTGGAGTCTATACACTTATTGTAACCGATCAGGAAGGGTGTATGGCTGAAATGACTGCTATTGTAGAAGAGCAGGGTGTTTTGTACCTGAATCTTGTAGGAACAGACGTGCGCTGCAATGGTGAAGCAAATGGAAGTGCAACAGCCGTAATCAGTGGTGGGCTGGATCCAATAGATTACAACTGGAATGTTCCAGGTGCACCGAATAGCGATGAAATCCGCAATTTAGAAGGCGGCACTTATGCAGTTACTGTTACAGATGCCAACGGCTGCGAAGCAATAGATTCGGTAGAAATTTCAGTACCACCAGAACTTTTGCTCAATGTTGATAGTACGCAAGATGCCACCTGCTTTGGTGATGATGATGGTTTTGTGCAGTTAAGTACTACGGGTGGTGTTCCGCCCTATCGTTATTCTGTTTTCACCAATGTTTTTCAATCTTCAGGTTCTTTTAGCGGGCTTTCAGCCGGTTTGCACGGAGCCATTGTCATAGACAGCAATGATTGTATCGTGCAGGAAGATTTCACGATTGGCGAAAACGATCCCTTTGAATTCAGCTTTGAATACATTTATTACATTACCCGCGGCTCCTCCATTACTTTAGAACCAGAATTAATAATACCGGCAGACAAAGTCCTGGAATATAGTTGGTCACCTGCAACAGGGCTTAGCTGTACTGATTGCAGAAATCCCGATGCCAGCCCCCTTGAAACCACAAACTATACAGTGACAGGAGTTGACGAAGACGGCTGTATTTACGAAACTAGTACTTCTGTTTATGTGAAAAGAGACCATGAAGTATTTATCCCCAACGCCTTTTCTCCCAATGGCGATGATGTGAATGATGAATTTTTCGCACTCGACTTTGGCTCTACGGATAACATTACAATTCGAATATTTAACCGCACAGGAGAATTAGTTTTTGAATCAGAAGACATAAAAGAAGGATGGGATGGTACTTATAAAGGCAAACCACTAAATCCCGATGTTTATGTTTATCATATTAGCGGTAATTTTATCAATGGTGAAGAATTTGAATTTAAAGGCAGTGTGACCTTGATAAAGTAA
- a CDS encoding O-antigen ligase family protein, whose amino-acid sequence MQLEQIKGYEKLTFAIFATASLGSFLLAHVLELTFLFLLPVLLLMVLLAIMDFRSIYYMLFFTLPLSTEFDLGGGFGTDLPSEPFMVGLMLIGIPFLLSKQNTLDFSFFKQPLTIMLGLHFFWMLYCVFWAENQLVSSKFVLAKLWYIVTFFLLGAAIIKEEKDFKPIFWALFWPMLFTIVVIMYKHGTRYAFSFENVNINVYPFYRNHVSYAAMITIFYPFLFVAASWYKKGTWQKRLLNLSKILYLFAIYFSFTRACYLALAVAAIAYIIVRLNLMKYALLAAMLAAGLFVSYLLHENNYIKYAPEYQKTIYHTDFGQHIQATYELKDVSSMERLYRWVASAFMSVERPYVGYGPGNFYPYYKRYTVHEFVTYTSDNEEQSTAHNYFLLVLVEQGYIGLGIFILFTLVLFMSGQWAYKNSINKDQRNFIMALVLAEVILFTNLMLSDLVETDKTGSFFFLCMGLLAMQIVRIKKHKTEVAEK is encoded by the coding sequence ATGCAGCTTGAACAGATCAAAGGTTATGAGAAACTGACTTTTGCCATTTTTGCTACAGCAAGCTTGGGCAGTTTTCTTCTGGCACATGTTCTGGAATTGACTTTTTTATTTCTGCTACCGGTATTATTGCTAATGGTATTATTGGCAATAATGGATTTTCGCAGCATTTACTATATGTTGTTTTTCACACTTCCGCTCTCTACCGAATTTGATCTTGGGGGAGGCTTTGGAACAGACCTACCCAGTGAACCTTTCATGGTCGGGCTGATGCTCATTGGCATTCCATTTTTGCTTTCAAAACAGAATACGCTGGATTTTTCTTTTTTTAAACAGCCGCTGACTATTATGCTGGGACTGCATTTCTTTTGGATGCTCTATTGTGTTTTCTGGGCCGAAAACCAGTTGGTTTCTTCAAAATTTGTGTTGGCAAAGCTGTGGTATATCGTTACTTTTTTTCTGCTTGGTGCTGCCATAATTAAAGAAGAAAAAGATTTTAAACCTATTTTCTGGGCACTGTTCTGGCCAATGCTTTTCACCATTGTAGTAATAATGTACAAGCACGGCACGCGTTATGCTTTTTCATTTGAAAATGTCAATATCAATGTCTATCCCTTCTATCGGAATCATGTGAGCTATGCCGCCATGATCACAATTTTTTATCCCTTTTTATTTGTAGCTGCCTCCTGGTATAAAAAGGGAACTTGGCAAAAGAGACTGCTCAATCTTTCGAAAATACTTTACCTCTTTGCGATATATTTTTCTTTTACCCGGGCTTGCTATTTGGCACTTGCAGTAGCTGCCATAGCCTATATCATTGTCCGACTCAATCTGATGAAATATGCGCTATTGGCAGCAATGCTTGCAGCAGGACTTTTTGTGTCTTATCTATTGCACGAAAACAATTACATTAAATACGCCCCGGAATATCAAAAAACGATTTACCACACCGATTTTGGCCAGCACATTCAAGCCACTTATGAGCTCAAGGATGTTTCCAGTATGGAGCGACTGTACAGATGGGTGGCTTCAGCTTTTATGTCTGTTGAACGCCCATATGTAGGTTATGGCCCCGGTAATTTTTACCCGTACTACAAACGCTATACGGTGCATGAATTTGTGACTTACACAAGCGACAATGAAGAACAATCTACCGCTCACAATTATTTTCTGCTGGTGTTGGTAGAACAGGGATATATAGGGCTGGGTATTTTTATTCTTTTTACACTGGTGCTTTTTATGAGCGGGCAATGGGCCTACAAAAACAGCATAAATAAAGATCAGCGCAACTTTATTATGGCTTTGGTTCTGGCCGAAGTTATTTTATTCACCAATTTGATGCTAAGCGACTTGGTAGAAACCGACAAAACAGGCAGTTTCTTCTTTCTGTGTATGGGGCTTTTAGCAATGCAGATTGTGCGCATAAAAAAGCACAAAACAGAAGTTGCTGAAAAATAA
- a CDS encoding ABC transporter permease yields the protein MSSSKEKYVGNLKGQSPFSRSLKRFLRNVPAVAGLVIIAISLVLAVLGYLITPDKTSNANDQVLQITNKPPGFETKMLLRRKNKNIESTSFLNTMLFGKPSAYEQIPIRDFRVEAGNLIVEEYTASESYFPEKTFNIADLLFAIDTEQEVKQKGNALHYLTIEGDQASIELDKAIAQLQSDNIALRTYRLGTDKFGRDMLSRLVIGVRISLSVGIIAVVISLIIGIFLGCIAGYYRGRTDDFIMWFINVIWSIPTLLLVFAITLALGKGFWQIFIAVGLTMWVEVARVVRGQVMSLREIQFVEAAQSMGYSDFRTIFIHVLPNILGPIIVIAAANFASAILIEAGLSFLGIGVQPPVPSWGGMLNENYGYIIGKNPFLALIPGFAIMLMVLAFNLVGNGFRDALDVKTNLGGK from the coding sequence TTGAGCAGTTCCAAAGAAAAGTATGTGGGTAATTTGAAAGGGCAATCACCATTCAGTCGTTCGTTAAAAAGGTTTTTGAGAAATGTGCCGGCAGTAGCAGGACTTGTAATTATTGCCATTTCTCTGGTATTGGCAGTTTTGGGCTATTTAATTACCCCTGATAAAACCAGCAATGCCAATGATCAGGTTTTGCAGATTACCAATAAGCCCCCGGGATTCGAAACCAAAATGCTCTTGAGGCGAAAGAACAAAAATATTGAGTCCACTTCATTTTTAAATACCATGTTATTCGGAAAGCCCAGTGCTTATGAGCAAATACCTATTCGTGATTTTAGAGTTGAGGCTGGGAATTTAATTGTAGAAGAATATACTGCTTCTGAGTCATATTTTCCTGAAAAGACTTTTAATATAGCTGACCTGCTTTTTGCAATAGATACAGAGCAGGAAGTTAAGCAAAAGGGAAATGCACTCCATTACCTGACTATTGAAGGAGATCAGGCTTCAATTGAATTAGACAAAGCAATAGCACAACTCCAATCTGATAACATAGCATTGCGCACATATCGTCTGGGCACTGATAAATTTGGCCGCGATATGCTCAGCAGACTGGTTATTGGAGTACGCATATCTCTTTCAGTGGGCATCATTGCAGTAGTTATATCTTTGATCATCGGCATATTTTTGGGCTGCATTGCGGGCTATTATCGCGGTCGCACAGATGATTTTATAATGTGGTTTATCAATGTGATCTGGTCGATTCCCACTTTATTGTTGGTCTTTGCAATTACCTTAGCCCTCGGAAAAGGTTTTTGGCAAATTTTTATTGCAGTGGGATTAACCATGTGGGTAGAAGTAGCGCGTGTTGTAAGAGGTCAGGTAATGTCATTGCGGGAAATTCAGTTTGTGGAGGCAGCTCAAAGTATGGGCTACTCAGATTTCAGAACAATTTTTATACATGTATTGCCTAATATTCTCGGACCAATTATAGTAATTGCAGCAGCAAATTTTGCCTCAGCCATTTTAATAGAAGCGGGACTTTCATTTTTAGGAATAGGTGTTCAGCCACCTGTGCCTTCCTGGGGAGGAATGCTCAATGAAAACTACGGTTACATTATTGGCAAAAATCCATTTCTGGCATTGATTCCCGGTTTTGCTATTATGTTGATGGTTTTGGCATTTAACCTGGTGGGCAATGGTTTTAGAGATGCACTGGATGTGAAAACTAATCTGGGCGGGAAGTAA